The following proteins come from a genomic window of Candidatus Zixiibacteriota bacterium:
- a CDS encoding response regulator — MKVAKEENEGHEQSRKRSYGGNGMKSEISILIVDDESTMRNLLEKILAREGYQMHSVCDGQVALEYLENHKVDIVISDMKMPKMDGFELLKNIKQHHPGVGVIIMTAYGDTYTVKDALLLGADEYVTKPFKSYEISLVVERAYWRILSSCNQMTTEL, encoded by the coding sequence ATGAAAGTGGCCAAAGAGGAAAATGAGGGGCATGAACAATCAAGAAAGAGGAGCTACGGGGGCAATGGCATGAAGAGTGAAATCTCGATACTGATTGTGGACGACGAATCAACGATGCGCAATCTGCTGGAAAAGATTCTGGCCCGGGAGGGATACCAGATGCACTCGGTCTGTGACGGCCAGGTGGCTCTGGAATACCTCGAGAATCACAAAGTCGACATCGTTATCTCTGATATGAAAATGCCCAAGATGGACGGTTTTGAACTGCTCAAGAACATCAAACAACACCATCCGGGCGTGGGTGTCATAATTATGACCGCCTATGGCGACACCTACACGGTCAAGGATGCGCTCCTCTTGGGAGCCGATGAGTATGTCACCAAGCCGTTCAAGAGCTATGAGATCTCCCTGGTAGTAGAACGAGCTTACTGGCGAATTCTCTCGTCCTGCAACCAGATGACCACCGAGTTGTAG
- a CDS encoding FapA family protein, with the protein MSASQAQSTATRRRIRVTITKDSMKVVIVISRPESEEPNITVEEVRNALTQAGVVYGIDEDVISESVTMAEYEKPIEVAKGQPPVKGSDSEFETFFQTENRFQPQEDEEGRIDYRDMKYIQNTHKGDVLIRRKPPTDGVNGKGVDGREIVAPRGRNIPFNNGENTKVSDDGLELISTVDGAIVYSRGRVSVKDVMVINNVDFNVGNIDAVGSLRVSGKINTGFSVNVGGDLEVSGNVDDAKIHVKGNILVRGGFLGAGEGEMHADGDITVKYAVGQKLSAGGSIIVGGELLNCHVTAKDSVVVKGRKGKIVGGEINAGKKIEAAVIGSDAGTVTSLTVAFDAEAMRLFHEARHEISRLKADDERVKENLVQLYKLQMAGKLNDQQKAGLAKLEEFKNSVPDALATVEKRKAEVEERLKKLCDSKIIASEIMHAGVKAHVGVLVKEVDEDLLAVQLSQDGHRIIEEKYKKS; encoded by the coding sequence ATGAGCGCCAGCCAAGCCCAAAGTACCGCGACCCGCCGCCGAATTCGGGTGACAATCACCAAGGATTCCATGAAGGTGGTTATCGTCATCAGCCGACCGGAATCCGAAGAGCCGAATATTACCGTGGAAGAGGTCAGGAACGCTCTGACCCAGGCTGGTGTGGTGTATGGTATCGACGAGGATGTGATTTCCGAAAGTGTCACCATGGCTGAGTATGAAAAGCCGATCGAGGTTGCCAAAGGCCAGCCGCCGGTCAAAGGCTCCGACTCCGAATTTGAAACCTTTTTCCAAACCGAGAATCGCTTTCAGCCACAGGAAGATGAAGAGGGTCGCATCGACTACCGCGACATGAAGTATATCCAGAATACCCACAAGGGTGATGTACTGATCCGACGGAAGCCGCCTACCGACGGGGTCAACGGCAAGGGGGTCGATGGTCGCGAGATAGTCGCTCCCAGAGGTCGCAACATACCATTCAACAACGGCGAAAACACAAAGGTCTCCGACGACGGCCTCGAATTGATTTCTACGGTCGACGGCGCCATTGTCTACTCGCGAGGTCGAGTGTCGGTCAAAGATGTAATGGTCATCAACAACGTTGACTTCAACGTCGGCAATATCGATGCAGTCGGTTCGCTGCGTGTCAGCGGCAAGATCAACACCGGGTTTTCCGTCAATGTCGGTGGCGATCTGGAAGTCAGCGGTAATGTCGACGACGCCAAGATACACGTGAAGGGCAACATCCTGGTTCGTGGCGGCTTCCTGGGTGCCGGCGAGGGTGAGATGCATGCCGATGGTGATATCACCGTCAAATATGCCGTGGGTCAGAAGCTCAGCGCCGGCGGCAGTATCATTGTCGGCGGCGAACTGCTCAACTGCCATGTCACGGCCAAAGATTCTGTCGTTGTAAAGGGACGCAAGGGTAAGATCGTTGGCGGCGAAATCAATGCCGGTAAGAAAATCGAAGCGGCCGTCATCGGCTCCGATGCCGGAACCGTTACTTCACTGACGGTTGCTTTCGATGCTGAGGCGATGCGGTTGTTCCACGAGGCTCGCCATGAGATCAGCCGGTTGAAAGCCGACGATGAGCGCGTCAAGGAAAACCTCGTACAGCTGTATAAGCTCCAGATGGCCGGCAAACTGAATGACCAGCAGAAAGCGGGTCTGGCCAAGCTTGAGGAATTCAAGAATTCTGTTCCTGATGCACTGGCGACGGTGGAAAAACGTAAGGCTGAAGTTGAGGAACGCCTCAAGAAACTGTGCGATTCCAAAATCATCGCCAGCGAAATCATGCATGCCGGTGTTAAGGCGCATGTTGGGGTGTTGGTCAAAGAAGTCGATGAAGACCTATTGGCTGTGCAACTCAGCCAGGACGGCCATCGGATCATCGAGGAAAAGTACAAAAAGAGCTAA
- a CDS encoding ATP-binding cassette domain-containing protein: protein MIIKSFVAENAAAALKQVRTEMGGEAMVLKTRQLTTAGGDSRVEITACLEKASAYQTSEILTDRKPEVSSPNRMTPRWQLDDGQVTTDSFSLDVPPEAPGLQNRLDDLGRKLDHLMANDISATDRGLPTILDTIRDNLKDADLADDLIASVIGDTAVHSDAATDPVTVVHRLLVERLAGLMEPNLKFEPGDRVAFVGPAGAGKSTLLGKLAARLTVQEKKKVTMVSLDNCKMAAAEEIRRYAEVLNADLTDPASLQETSELPHDAVMLIDTPALPANSDDVARLRDTLDEINPSMRVAVFSTLMRSSDALAMAEAMQPLKPTHLAVTMTDLTNRHGTVISVAEHTGWPIAIVCDAPGGIGHVCQPDPDRTARLILKTEVAGV, encoded by the coding sequence ATGATAATTAAATCATTCGTAGCAGAAAACGCCGCCGCGGCATTGAAACAGGTGCGGACGGAGATGGGTGGCGAGGCCATGGTACTGAAGACGCGACAACTCACCACCGCCGGGGGTGACTCGCGGGTGGAAATCACCGCCTGCCTGGAGAAAGCGTCGGCCTATCAAACTTCGGAGATTCTCACCGACCGCAAGCCGGAAGTATCATCACCGAACCGGATGACGCCACGGTGGCAACTTGATGATGGACAGGTAACGACAGACAGTTTCAGTCTTGACGTTCCGCCGGAAGCACCGGGTTTACAGAATCGACTGGACGACCTCGGGCGCAAACTGGATCATCTGATGGCCAATGACATTTCGGCTACCGACCGGGGGCTGCCGACTATTCTGGACACCATCCGAGACAATCTTAAGGATGCCGACCTGGCCGACGATCTGATCGCATCCGTCATCGGCGACACAGCCGTGCACTCAGATGCCGCCACCGACCCGGTCACTGTCGTGCACCGGCTTTTGGTCGAACGGCTGGCCGGGCTGATGGAACCGAACCTCAAGTTTGAACCGGGCGACAGGGTTGCTTTTGTCGGACCGGCCGGAGCTGGCAAATCGACGTTGTTGGGCAAACTGGCTGCACGGTTGACAGTGCAGGAAAAGAAGAAGGTCACCATGGTGAGCCTGGACAACTGCAAGATGGCCGCGGCCGAAGAAATTCGTCGATACGCCGAAGTACTCAACGCCGACCTGACCGACCCGGCGTCACTTCAAGAGACTTCCGAGTTGCCGCATGACGCCGTCATGCTCATCGACACGCCGGCCCTTCCCGCCAATTCTGACGACGTGGCACGATTAAGAGATACACTTGATGAGATAAATCCGTCAATGCGGGTGGCTGTCTTCTCGACACTGATGCGTTCGAGCGACGCTCTCGCCATGGCTGAGGCCATGCAACCTCTCAAGCCCACGCACCTGGCTGTCACCATGACCGACCTGACCAACCGTCACGGCACCGTGATTTCGGTGGCCGAACATACAGGCTGGCCGATTGCCATAGTCTGCGATGCGCCGGGTGGTATCGGTCATGTATGCCAACCTGATCCGGACCGCACGGCCCGGCTGATTCTCAAAACGGAGGTGGCCGGTGTCTAA
- a CDS encoding AAA family ATPase — protein sequence MSKQRLNLQRTAEPSVVKDTRLVSLLSGKGGVGKSVLAYNMAERLAFRGTRVLLVDLDVYCGNLHILANVACRYGVAQVVAGDLSLKEAVTVLGGTLDLLATDGRGWPEDMSSTKAAAHLATRLRNEGQHYDLILIDHPSGKCRASTVMAAASDINLLVVVPELTSIADACGLYKHLLETDRSLDCRLLVNRAQTDDEAEYIHQKLGALTERFYGRPPGYHGRLLEAESIRRAVAGQRPLSMTDDAEKTLVELEKITIQLVSDSLSAHSPAQENSEKAINSSPATADIRE from the coding sequence GTGTCTAAGCAACGTTTGAACCTCCAACGTACTGCCGAACCATCGGTGGTGAAAGATACTCGTTTGGTGTCGCTGCTATCCGGCAAGGGCGGTGTGGGCAAGTCGGTACTTGCCTATAACATGGCCGAACGTCTGGCCTTCCGGGGAACTCGGGTGTTGCTGGTTGACCTCGATGTCTATTGCGGCAATCTGCACATCCTGGCCAACGTAGCTTGTCGCTACGGCGTGGCCCAGGTGGTGGCCGGCGATCTCTCGCTCAAAGAGGCGGTGACGGTACTTGGCGGCACACTCGATTTGCTGGCTACCGACGGTCGCGGCTGGCCCGAAGATATGTCATCGACAAAGGCAGCCGCGCATCTGGCCACCCGGCTCAGGAATGAGGGTCAGCACTATGATCTGATTCTGATCGATCATCCCTCGGGCAAGTGTCGGGCCTCAACCGTAATGGCCGCAGCCTCCGACATCAATCTCCTGGTAGTGGTGCCAGAGTTGACATCAATAGCCGACGCCTGCGGACTCTACAAACATCTACTGGAAACCGACCGCTCACTCGACTGCCGTTTGCTGGTCAATCGAGCCCAGACCGATGATGAAGCCGAGTACATCCATCAGAAGCTGGGCGCCCTAACCGAGCGTTTCTATGGCCGCCCTCCCGGTTACCATGGGCGTCTGCTTGAGGCCGAGTCGATTCGCCGGGCCGTGGCTGGTCAGAGGCCGTTGTCGATGACCGACGATGCGGAAAAGACGCTGGTGGAACTCGAAAAGATAACCATTCAACTGGTGTCCGATAGTTTGAGCGCCCATTCACCTGCTCAAGAGAATTCAGAAAAAGCAATAAATAGTAGCCCGGCTACGGCCGATATAAGGGAATAG
- a CDS encoding GAF domain-containing protein has translation MNTITKEINNLVSWKPWSSGLDDLGVGFLMVSHDGRLEDYNHAASEMLVLDDKSSTEPVHISDLAHVLGSSLNDAVNDLGPERPRSHQRGLPCSNCKGRHMLLDISCLYVGSDDGSFAICFLHDLQRRHHISDDERFLRQELQILSDVAAALSSSSELVQLLKVILTGATASQGLGFNRAFLFMHQEDTNELVGQMAVGPLSAEEAGSIWRNLDAMRLSLEELLDNKQHQPDELSDGITQLITDFRVSLDEESMISRVCRQGEWLNLTESDDLDAVTMALAERLGTNKLALVPMVSKGHLLGLLAADNQITGHPISDEAVHLLQVLANQAAVAMERARLYEAQRERRCELERINTLLAESQSQIIKFEKMSVIGELTSAIAHELRNPLTVVGGFANLMLKAELPEENREYLSIIAAEIKRAESVLHQVLDFSQASKGDNQPIDFSQLVQRSMELLKGRLSARELPMYLSLAGTPLRVFGNYDQLSHAVYQFLKFVAEDLVQLGDAEVRTESKDDLAVMLVKIRCPEDQRDKVRKSLQQIFTQNRTSQRLTILVAGETVRYHGGNLGIACGADIPPSLYIELPTMKEPESETAHTGG, from the coding sequence ATGAATACGATCACTAAGGAAATCAACAACCTTGTTAGCTGGAAACCGTGGTCGTCCGGTCTGGATGATCTTGGTGTCGGTTTCTTGATGGTGAGTCATGACGGGCGGCTTGAGGACTATAATCATGCTGCATCCGAAATGCTCGTTCTCGATGACAAGAGTTCGACCGAGCCTGTTCATATATCGGACCTGGCCCATGTTCTCGGATCCAGCTTAAACGATGCCGTCAACGATCTCGGTCCGGAGCGCCCTCGGTCACACCAAAGAGGATTACCTTGCTCGAACTGCAAGGGACGACACATGTTGTTGGACATCTCTTGTCTTTATGTTGGTAGTGATGACGGGTCGTTTGCTATCTGCTTCTTGCACGACCTGCAGCGGCGACATCACATTTCAGACGACGAGCGCTTTTTAAGGCAGGAGTTACAAATACTTTCAGATGTTGCGGCTGCCTTGTCGTCATCCAGCGAACTTGTCCAGCTTCTTAAAGTGATTCTCACCGGTGCTACAGCCTCTCAAGGGTTGGGATTCAACCGCGCCTTTTTGTTCATGCACCAGGAGGACACCAACGAATTGGTCGGCCAGATGGCGGTGGGTCCGCTTTCGGCCGAAGAGGCCGGCAGTATTTGGCGTAACCTGGACGCCATGCGTCTTTCGCTTGAAGAGTTACTGGACAATAAACAACACCAGCCGGACGAACTCTCGGATGGAATCACCCAGTTGATTACCGATTTCAGAGTCAGCCTTGATGAAGAATCCATGATCAGTCGCGTTTGTCGCCAGGGTGAATGGTTGAACCTGACCGAGTCGGATGACCTCGATGCCGTCACCATGGCTCTGGCCGAACGGTTGGGCACGAACAAGCTGGCCTTGGTTCCTATGGTAAGCAAGGGTCACCTTTTGGGACTACTGGCTGCTGATAATCAAATCACCGGCCATCCCATCTCCGATGAAGCCGTGCATCTTCTACAAGTCCTTGCCAACCAGGCTGCGGTGGCCATGGAACGAGCACGTTTGTACGAGGCACAACGCGAACGCAGGTGCGAGTTGGAACGGATCAACACACTGCTTGCTGAATCGCAGAGCCAGATTATTAAGTTCGAGAAAATGTCCGTAATAGGCGAGCTAACATCGGCCATCGCCCACGAACTTCGCAATCCTCTGACGGTAGTTGGCGGCTTTGCCAACCTTATGTTGAAAGCCGAATTGCCCGAGGAAAACCGTGAGTATCTGAGTATAATCGCCGCAGAAATCAAACGGGCGGAGTCTGTTCTTCACCAGGTTCTTGATTTTTCGCAGGCCAGCAAAGGCGACAATCAGCCGATCGACTTTTCCCAACTCGTCCAGCGCAGCATGGAGCTGTTGAAAGGTCGCCTCTCGGCCAGGGAGTTGCCGATGTATCTATCGTTGGCCGGCACTCCTCTCAGGGTGTTTGGCAACTACGACCAGTTGTCACACGCCGTGTACCAGTTTCTGAAGTTTGTGGCCGAGGACCTGGTTCAGTTGGGAGATGCGGAAGTGCGCACCGAATCGAAAGACGACCTGGCCGTGATGCTTGTCAAGATCAGGTGTCCTGAGGACCAACGTGACAAAGTGCGAAAGTCCCTGCAGCAAATCTTCACGCAAAACAGAACTTCGCAGCGTTTGACCATCCTGGTGGCCGGTGAGACCGTTAGATATCACGGCGGAAACCTGGGTATTGCTTGCGGCGCTGATATTCCACCGTCGCTGTATATCGAACTGCCAACTATGAAGGAGCCGGAAAGTGAAACCGCGCATACTGGTGGTTGA
- a CDS encoding response regulator: MKPRILVVDDDDGIRALYLTELVRAGYEVAAVDSGGAAVALASREKFAIIILDIEMPDMSGIEALSHLRRVSPDTPVILNTAYSNYKQDFQSWLADAYVLKSSDLEPLKHNIRKLIDPVEHQDQK; the protein is encoded by the coding sequence GTGAAACCGCGCATACTGGTGGTTGATGACGATGACGGCATCCGCGCCCTCTATCTGACCGAACTGGTCCGGGCCGGGTACGAAGTTGCGGCGGTTGACTCAGGCGGTGCGGCTGTCGCGTTGGCCTCCCGGGAAAAATTCGCGATTATTATTCTGGACATCGAAATGCCCGACATGTCGGGTATCGAAGCCTTGTCTCATTTGCGTCGGGTCAGCCCGGACACGCCGGTGATCCTGAACACGGCCTACAGCAACTACAAGCAAGACTTCCAATCCTGGCTGGCCGATGCCTATGTTCTGAAATCGTCGGACCTGGAACCGCTCAAACATAACATCAGGAAGTTGATTGATCCCGTTGAACACCAAGACCAAAAATGA
- a CDS encoding PilZ domain-containing protein — protein sequence MTEQERTKFVSDVEITEDNVRVKQPLKLQSENQRRFVRLTISSPINFRSIKDIFGNFSPNPGEYPIDGTILNISEGGVLAEMDQPLNEGDIVAMRIIMEQVEPIEGVLGLVKRCDQDDDYHLVGIQFVRRDELVDKLSQSEMELLSEDLSHFTQSVQELLSRYLQDKRTRA from the coding sequence ATGACAGAACAAGAACGCACGAAATTCGTATCGGATGTCGAGATCACAGAAGACAATGTCCGAGTCAAGCAACCACTCAAATTGCAGAGTGAAAACCAACGGCGATTTGTCCGACTCACGATTTCATCACCCATCAACTTCCGAAGTATCAAGGACATTTTCGGCAACTTCTCGCCCAACCCAGGTGAATATCCGATTGACGGCACGATACTGAATATCTCAGAGGGCGGCGTGTTGGCAGAGATGGATCAGCCGCTGAACGAGGGCGACATTGTGGCCATGCGCATTATCATGGAGCAGGTCGAACCCATCGAGGGCGTGCTCGGCCTGGTCAAGCGTTGCGACCAGGATGATGACTATCACCTCGTCGGCATCCAGTTTGTTCGCCGTGATGAGCTCGTCGACAAACTCTCGCAGTCGGAAATGGAGCTACTCTCGGAGGACCTGAGTCATTTTACCCAGTCGGTGCAGGAACTTCTGAGTCGTTACCTTCAGGATAAACGGACCCGGGCCTGA
- a CDS encoding DUF2225 domain-containing protein gives MANDNPFFLTKLECPICKTINEFETVRVGAYVEKGRDTDFCPSGIEWRYPKYQAYNPLSYFTATCTNCYYTREFNNSYKEWKSDGNFRTYRLKSVKELHLDRLATADSVLKRMGEAVDLVNNPSESAILKLHLAAFDELLCEHVGNLDLGRFYLRIGWVYRSMVTCENPDQQFLNKSLLQVDNRGGMMDEALGKLKEEAAVWARHLSAHFETDQVSTQLKSQMLPFRDKFDAELARLQVTFNQTQTQLELMKDLMSEYKSSATGSGSDGAAFEGFPSFTAFLQDIKNRWNGIVLDEQEALEVAVEYYKKAFEDGRSISAGNQQIQASYLIAELSRRIGRYEDAKQYFNTTIKYGQEFIYQNRRDQSRTALARKILELAIEQGRENMEALKSD, from the coding sequence ATGGCGAACGATAATCCCTTCTTCCTGACCAAGCTGGAGTGTCCGATCTGCAAAACTATAAACGAGTTTGAGACAGTGCGGGTAGGTGCATACGTGGAGAAAGGGCGTGATACCGATTTCTGCCCGTCGGGAATCGAGTGGCGCTACCCGAAGTACCAGGCGTACAATCCACTGAGCTATTTCACCGCCACCTGCACCAACTGTTACTACACGCGCGAATTCAACAACAGCTACAAGGAGTGGAAGAGCGACGGCAACTTCCGCACCTATCGACTGAAGAGCGTCAAGGAATTGCACCTGGACAGATTGGCCACAGCCGATTCTGTCCTGAAGCGAATGGGCGAGGCGGTGGACCTGGTCAATAATCCGAGTGAGTCCGCAATTCTGAAACTGCATTTGGCGGCCTTTGATGAGTTGCTCTGCGAACATGTAGGCAATCTCGATCTCGGTCGCTTCTACCTTCGGATCGGATGGGTCTATCGCTCCATGGTGACGTGTGAGAACCCGGACCAGCAGTTTTTGAACAAGAGCCTTCTACAAGTCGATAATCGGGGTGGCATGATGGACGAGGCTCTGGGAAAACTGAAAGAAGAGGCGGCCGTGTGGGCACGGCATCTTTCGGCCCATTTTGAGACCGATCAGGTCTCGACGCAACTGAAATCACAAATGTTGCCGTTTCGTGACAAGTTTGACGCCGAACTGGCCCGCCTGCAAGTGACTTTCAATCAGACCCAGACGCAGTTGGAGCTGATGAAGGATCTCATGAGTGAATACAAGTCGTCTGCGACGGGCTCAGGGAGTGATGGCGCCGCCTTTGAAGGCTTCCCATCTTTTACGGCTTTCCTTCAGGACATCAAGAACCGATGGAATGGGATAGTGCTGGATGAACAGGAAGCACTCGAAGTCGCGGTGGAGTATTACAAGAAGGCGTTTGAGGATGGTCGCAGTATCTCGGCCGGCAATCAGCAGATTCAGGCTTCGTACTTGATAGCCGAACTTTCGCGCAGAATAGGCCGATACGAGGATGCCAAGCAGTATTTCAACACGACCATCAAGTACGGTCAGGAATTTATCTACCAGAATCGGCGCGATCAGTCACGCACCGCACTGGCCAGAAAAATACTCGAACTGGCCATCGAACAGGGTCGCGAAAACATGGAAGCATTGAAGTCGGACTGA
- a CDS encoding response regulator: MNTPVLDKLTEMAKNRGRPYKVLIVDDEQWVREVFRDFCNLTDAFKVELAPDGAEAVRMAGDSEYDLITLDLIMPEMSGLEVLTAIKEVAPKVPIMVITGNATEKLVHQAGVLGACRVMYKPVMLESFISEMTSTLDR, translated from the coding sequence ATGAACACTCCGGTATTAGATAAACTCACTGAAATGGCCAAAAACCGAGGAAGGCCGTACAAAGTGTTGATAGTGGACGACGAACAGTGGGTTCGTGAGGTCTTCAGGGATTTCTGCAATCTTACGGATGCTTTTAAGGTCGAGTTGGCTCCCGACGGAGCCGAGGCCGTCAGAATGGCCGGTGATAGCGAATATGATCTGATCACTCTGGACCTCATAATGCCCGAGATGTCCGGGTTGGAAGTACTTACAGCCATAAAAGAGGTGGCGCCAAAGGTGCCCATAATGGTCATAACCGGCAATGCCACCGAAAAACTCGTGCATCAGGCCGGTGTACTCGGGGCCTGCCGAGTGATGTACAAACCAGTGATGCTGGAGAGCTTTATTTCTGAGATGACGTCCACGCTGGACCGATGA
- a CDS encoding FliA/WhiG family RNA polymerase sigma factor, with translation MVSTTKTAPVKRKSKEAAKAAKTTEPKTPQTRARRASKWDVSERDWARYQKHNTPEIRQKLLNKYLPLVRNVASRMAMGFPRSVELSDLVNTGVIGLIEAFGNFDRDRGVKFETYAVPRIRGAILDELRALDWVPRSTRAKSREIDRAHTVLENKLGRPPEKPELAKLMKISVEDLHTALGDVTGTSILSLDEVVYREDDNRQVPRIETVVDKSVHSILGEIEKGELRSFLVVAIDRLTNQEKLVIALYYYEELTLKEIGEVMSISESRVSQIHTRAVAKLRGMVREKFALTG, from the coding sequence ATGGTTAGCACGACAAAAACTGCGCCCGTCAAGCGCAAAAGTAAAGAAGCAGCCAAAGCTGCCAAGACAACTGAACCCAAAACGCCGCAGACCCGGGCTCGACGAGCAAGCAAATGGGATGTGTCGGAGCGTGATTGGGCTCGGTATCAGAAGCACAATACACCGGAGATCCGTCAGAAGCTTCTGAACAAGTATCTACCGCTGGTGCGCAACGTTGCCTCACGGATGGCCATGGGTTTCCCGCGTTCGGTGGAACTCTCGGATTTGGTAAACACCGGTGTCATTGGTCTGATAGAAGCGTTCGGCAATTTCGATCGTGACCGCGGAGTAAAATTCGAGACCTATGCAGTGCCGCGCATTCGTGGCGCTATCCTCGACGAGCTTCGTGCCCTGGACTGGGTGCCGCGTTCGACCCGAGCCAAATCCCGCGAGATTGATCGCGCCCACACGGTGTTGGAAAACAAGCTGGGTCGACCGCCGGAAAAACCGGAACTGGCAAAACTGATGAAGATTAGCGTTGAAGACTTACATACCGCCCTGGGCGATGTCACCGGAACAAGCATTCTGTCGCTGGACGAAGTTGTTTACCGCGAGGATGACAATCGTCAGGTCCCTCGGATCGAGACCGTTGTTGATAAGTCAGTACACTCGATCCTCGGCGAGATCGAAAAAGGCGAACTGAGGTCTTTCCTGGTTGTGGCCATCGACCGTCTCACCAATCAGGAAAAGCTGGTCATCGCGCTCTATTACTACGAAGAATTGACTTTGAAGGAGATCGGTGAAGTGATGTCGATTTCCGAGTCACGAGTATCGCAAATCCACACCCGCGCCGTGGCCAAACTGCGCGGAATGGTCAGGGAGAAATTTGCTCTGACCGGATAA
- a CDS encoding PilZ domain-containing protein, with protein MTVHLSLPHLSQPLKLWEKLELVTGEGDETGIYTARIEDFVAEGIIISSPEFVKGHTLLRENADVLIVFTKDDATYQCHSCIKKHPIDGKNLYLLARPSKTKRVQRRQFVRVDMLKHLEYTQLRPVVDWDNLAEGQKWLTATTENMSGGGAMIRIDKELEFDDRLLIKIGFFPGQGLPDTVAGVVRRVFTLEKQIMAGVEYIVADRLVDYFKSDDLKRLPDAVKRFDRRAQNRLVSYIFQQEIELRKKGLL; from the coding sequence ATGACCGTTCATCTATCATTGCCGCACTTATCGCAACCTCTGAAGCTCTGGGAGAAACTCGAGCTTGTCACCGGTGAAGGAGACGAGACAGGTATCTACACCGCACGGATCGAGGACTTCGTCGCCGAGGGCATCATCATAAGTAGTCCGGAGTTCGTCAAAGGACACACTCTGCTTCGAGAGAACGCCGATGTGTTGATAGTGTTCACCAAGGATGACGCCACGTATCAATGTCATTCCTGCATAAAGAAGCATCCCATTGACGGCAAGAATCTCTATTTGCTGGCCAGGCCCAGCAAGACCAAGCGTGTCCAGCGCCGCCAATTCGTGCGGGTCGACATGCTCAAACATCTTGAGTACACCCAACTCAGACCTGTGGTCGACTGGGATAACCTGGCCGAGGGTCAAAAGTGGCTCACGGCCACTACCGAGAATATGAGCGGCGGCGGCGCCATGATAAGAATCGATAAAGAGCTTGAATTTGACGACCGCTTGTTAATAAAGATCGGTTTCTTCCCCGGTCAGGGACTTCCGGATACGGTTGCGGGCGTTGTCAGGCGCGTGTTCACTTTGGAAAAGCAAATCATGGCCGGAGTTGAGTATATCGTTGCGGATCGCCTGGTAGACTATTTCAAGTCGGATGATCTCAAACGACTGCCGGATGCCGTGAAACGATTCGACCGTCGCGCCCAGAACCGATTGGTGTCATACATCTTTCAGCAGGAAATCGAACTGAGAAAGAAGGGACTGCTGTGA